A DNA window from Rhizobium jaguaris contains the following coding sequences:
- the uvrA gene encoding excinuclease ABC subunit UvrA → MNELKTISIRGAREHNLKGIDLDLPRNKLIVMTGLSGSGKSSLAFDTIYAEGQRRYVESLSAYARQFLEMMQKPDVDQIDGLSPAISIEQKTTSRNPRSTVGTVTEIYDYMRLLFARVGVPYSPATGLPIESQTVSQMVDRVLAFGEGTRLYILAPLVRGRKGEYKKELAELMKKGFQRVKVDGQFYEIADVPALDKKYKHDIDVVVDRIVIRPDVSARLADSFETSLRLADGLAIAEFADKPLPPEETAAGGSANKSLNETHERVLFSEKFACPVSGFTIPEIEPRLFSFNNPFGACPSCDGLGSLQKIDPALIVPEPERTLRDGAIAPWAKSTSPYYNQTLEALGKHYGFKLGSRWSELSNTAKDVILNGTEDKIEFHYADGARSYTTHKNFEGIVPNLERRWKETDSAWAREEIERFMSAAPCPACNGYRLKPEALAVKINKLHISQTAEMSIRVARDWFEGLPATFTDKQNEIAVRILKEIRDRLRFLNDVGLEYLSLSRNSGTLSGGESQRIRLASQIGSGLTGVLYVLDEPSIGLHQRDNARLLETLKHLRDIGNTVIVVEHDEDAILTADDVVDIGPAAGVHGGEIVAHGTPRDVMANPKSLTGKYLSGELGVPVPDERRKVKKGKEIKVIGARGNNLKNVTASIPLGVFTAVTGVSGGGKSTFLIETLYKSAARRVMGAREIPADHDRIDGFEHIDKVIDIDQSPIGRTPRSNPATYTGAFTPIRDWFAGLPEAKARGYQPGRFSFNVKGGRCEACQGDGVIKIEMHFLPDVYVTCDVCHGKRYNRETLDVTFKTKSIADVLDMTVEEGVDFFAAVPAVRDKLQSLKDVGLGYIKVGQQANTLSGGEAQRVKLAKELSKRSTGRTLYILDEPTTGLHFHDVAKLLEMLHELVNQGNSVVVIEHNLEVIKTADWILDFGPEGGDGGGEIVAVGTPEAIVKEKRSYTGQFLKELLERRPMKKVVAAE, encoded by the coding sequence ATGAATGAACTGAAGACTATTTCCATACGTGGCGCGCGCGAGCACAATCTCAAGGGGATCGATCTCGATCTTCCGCGCAACAAGCTGATCGTCATGACGGGCCTTTCAGGCTCCGGCAAGTCCTCGCTCGCCTTCGACACGATCTATGCCGAGGGACAGCGCCGCTACGTCGAGAGCCTGTCGGCCTATGCGCGGCAATTCCTGGAAATGATGCAGAAGCCGGACGTCGATCAGATCGACGGCCTGTCGCCAGCGATTTCGATCGAGCAGAAGACCACGTCGCGCAACCCGCGCTCGACGGTCGGCACGGTCACTGAAATCTACGACTATATGCGTCTTCTATTCGCCCGCGTCGGGGTGCCCTATTCGCCGGCCACCGGCCTGCCGATCGAGAGCCAGACGGTCAGCCAGATGGTCGACCGCGTGCTCGCCTTCGGCGAAGGCACCAGGCTTTATATCCTGGCGCCGCTCGTGCGCGGCCGCAAGGGCGAGTACAAGAAGGAACTGGCGGAGCTCATGAAGAAGGGCTTCCAGCGCGTCAAGGTCGACGGCCAGTTTTACGAGATCGCCGATGTCCCGGCGCTCGACAAGAAGTACAAACACGATATCGACGTGGTAGTCGACCGTATCGTCATCAGGCCCGACGTCTCAGCGCGTCTGGCGGACAGCTTCGAAACGTCGTTGCGCCTTGCCGACGGCCTCGCCATCGCGGAATTCGCCGACAAACCGTTGCCGCCGGAAGAAACCGCGGCCGGCGGCTCGGCCAACAAGTCGTTGAACGAGACGCATGAGCGCGTGCTGTTTTCGGAAAAGTTCGCCTGCCCGGTTTCCGGTTTCACCATTCCTGAGATCGAGCCGCGGCTGTTTTCGTTCAACAATCCCTTCGGCGCCTGCCCTTCCTGCGACGGGCTGGGTTCGCTGCAAAAGATCGATCCCGCCCTGATTGTGCCGGAGCCGGAGCGCACGCTGCGCGACGGCGCCATTGCGCCCTGGGCCAAGTCGACCTCGCCTTATTACAATCAGACGCTGGAAGCGCTCGGCAAGCATTACGGTTTCAAGCTTGGCAGCCGCTGGAGCGAGTTGTCCAATACGGCGAAAGACGTCATCCTGAACGGCACCGAGGACAAGATTGAGTTTCATTACGCCGACGGCGCCCGGTCCTACACGACGCATAAGAATTTCGAGGGCATTGTGCCGAACCTCGAACGCCGCTGGAAAGAAACGGATTCCGCCTGGGCGCGCGAGGAAATCGAGCGTTTCATGTCGGCAGCCCCCTGCCCGGCCTGCAATGGCTATCGCCTGAAGCCGGAAGCGCTGGCGGTAAAGATCAACAAGCTGCATATCAGCCAGACCGCAGAAATGTCGATCCGCGTTGCCCGCGACTGGTTCGAAGGACTGCCTGCGACGTTCACCGACAAGCAGAACGAGATCGCCGTGCGTATCCTCAAGGAGATCCGCGACCGCCTGCGTTTCCTCAACGATGTCGGCCTCGAATATCTAAGCCTGTCGCGCAATTCCGGTACGTTGTCCGGCGGCGAAAGCCAGCGCATTCGCCTTGCCTCGCAGATCGGCTCGGGCCTGACGGGCGTGCTCTATGTGCTGGACGAACCGTCGATCGGTCTGCATCAGCGCGACAATGCCCGTCTGCTGGAAACGCTGAAACATCTGCGCGACATCGGCAACACGGTGATCGTCGTCGAACACGACGAGGATGCGATCCTGACGGCGGATGATGTCGTCGATATCGGTCCGGCCGCCGGTGTCCATGGCGGCGAGATCGTGGCACATGGCACGCCGCGGGACGTCATGGCCAATCCGAAGTCGCTGACCGGCAAATATCTCTCCGGCGAGCTTGGCGTTCCCGTTCCCGACGAGCGCCGCAAGGTCAAGAAGGGCAAGGAGATCAAGGTTATCGGCGCAAGAGGCAATAACCTTAAGAACGTCACGGCCTCGATCCCACTCGGCGTCTTCACCGCGGTCACCGGCGTTTCCGGCGGCGGCAAGTCCACGTTCCTGATCGAGACGCTCTACAAGTCTGCCGCCCGCCGCGTCATGGGCGCGCGCGAAATCCCGGCCGATCATGATCGCATCGACGGCTTCGAACATATCGACAAGGTGATAGACATCGACCAGTCGCCGATCGGCCGCACGCCGCGATCGAACCCGGCAACTTATACCGGCGCCTTCACGCCGATCCGCGACTGGTTCGCCGGTCTGCCGGAGGCCAAGGCGCGTGGCTATCAGCCCGGTCGCTTCTCCTTCAACGTCAAGGGCGGCCGCTGCGAAGCCTGCCAGGGCGATGGCGTCATCAAGATCGAAATGCACTTCTTGCCTGACGTTTACGTCACCTGTGACGTCTGCCACGGCAAGCGCTACAACAGAGAAACTCTGGACGTCACCTTCAAGACCAAGTCGATCGCCGATGTGCTCGACATGACAGTCGAAGAGGGCGTCGATTTCTTCGCGGCCGTTCCAGCCGTGCGCGACAAACTGCAGTCGCTGAAAGATGTCGGTCTCGGCTATATCAAGGTCGGCCAACAGGCTAATACGCTTTCGGGTGGCGAGGCGCAGCGCGTCAAGCTAGCCAAGGAACTATCGAAGCGATCGACGGGCCGCACCCTTTATATCCTTGACGAACCAACCACCGGCCTGCATTTCCACGACGTCGCTAAACTCCTGGAAATGCTGCACGAGCTGGTCAATCAGGGCAATTCGGTTGTTGTTATCGAGCATAATCTCGAGGTCATCAAGACCGCCGACTGGATCCTCGACTTCGGTCCCGAAGGCGGCGATGGCGGCGGGGAGATCGTTGCGGTCGGCACACCTGAAGCGATCGTCAAGGAGAAGCGGTCCTATACCGGTCAGTTTCTGAAGGAACTGCTGGAGCGGCGGCCGATGAAGAAGGTGGTTGCCGCAGAGTGA
- a CDS encoding single-stranded DNA-binding protein produces the protein MAGSVNKVILVGNLGADPEIRRTQDGRPIANLNIATSETWRDRNSGERREKTEWHRVVIFNEGLCKVAEQYLKKGAKVYIEGALQTRKWQDQNGQDRYSTEVVLQGFNSTLTMLDGRGEGGGAVEGGRGGRGGGDFGGGYGGDYGGDDYGQPSSQSSGRSAGGNRGGAASSSGGNFSRDLDDDIPF, from the coding sequence ATGGCCGGTAGTGTGAACAAGGTAATTCTGGTTGGAAATCTCGGGGCGGACCCGGAAATCCGCCGCACGCAGGACGGCCGTCCGATCGCCAACCTCAACATCGCGACGTCGGAAACCTGGCGCGACCGCAATTCCGGCGAGCGCCGGGAAAAGACGGAGTGGCACCGCGTGGTGATCTTCAACGAAGGTCTCTGCAAGGTCGCCGAGCAGTATCTGAAGAAGGGCGCCAAGGTCTATATCGAGGGCGCTCTCCAGACGCGCAAATGGCAGGATCAGAACGGCCAGGATCGTTATTCGACCGAGGTCGTACTGCAGGGCTTCAATTCGACGCTGACCATGCTGGACGGCCGTGGCGAAGGCGGCGGCGCTGTCGAAGGCGGCCGCGGTGGACGCGGAGGCGGTGACTTTGGCGGTGGTTACGGCGGCGACTATGGCGGTGATGACTATGGTCAGCCTTCGTCGCAATCCTCTGGCCGCAGCGCCGGCGGTAATCGTGGCGGTGCCGCAAGCAGCAGCGGCGGCAATTTCTCGCGTGACCTGGACGACGATATCCCGTTCTGA
- a CDS encoding MarC family protein codes for MASADTLINAFTTLLVTVDPPGLAPLFIGLTTGMNRAQRHQVALRGSLIAFFILAAFALFGASVLGILGISIGAFRIAGGLLLFWIAFEMVFERRQDRKEKTTEVAITKDHIQNIAVFPLALPLIAGPGAISATILLAGSLQTTFDRAQLILVIAVNLGLVFAALAVSDRLDRMLGSTGRAILTRLLGVILAALAAQFVVDGAKAALKLA; via the coding sequence ATGGCGAGCGCGGACACGCTGATCAATGCCTTCACAACGCTGCTCGTTACCGTCGATCCGCCAGGTCTTGCTCCGCTCTTCATCGGCCTTACAACCGGCATGAACCGAGCTCAACGCCACCAGGTGGCATTGCGTGGTTCGCTGATTGCATTCTTCATCCTGGCGGCCTTTGCCTTGTTCGGTGCCAGCGTGCTCGGCATTCTCGGCATTTCCATCGGCGCCTTCCGCATCGCCGGCGGCCTGCTGCTCTTCTGGATCGCCTTCGAGATGGTGTTCGAGAGACGGCAGGATAGGAAGGAAAAGACGACGGAAGTCGCAATCACCAAGGATCATATCCAGAATATCGCGGTATTTCCCTTGGCTTTGCCGCTGATCGCGGGACCGGGCGCCATTTCGGCAACCATCCTGCTGGCCGGTTCGCTGCAGACCACGTTTGACCGAGCCCAATTGATCCTCGTTATCGCCGTCAATCTCGGACTGGTCTTCGCAGCTTTGGCCGTCTCGGACAGGCTCGATCGCATGCTGGGATCAACCGGCCGCGCCATCCTGACACGCCTGCTCGGCGTCATCCTCGCCGCGCTCGCCGCCCAATTCGTCGTGGATGGGGCGAAAGCGGCACTCAAGCTCGCATAA
- the gyrA gene encoding DNA gyrase subunit A: MTEQTPPGGGKLPPGIEPISIMEEMQRSYLDYAMSVIVSRALPDVRDGLKPVHRRILYGMSELGIDWNKKYVKCARVTGDVMGKYHPHGNLAIYDALARMAQPWSLRLPLIDGQGNFGSVDGDPPAAERYTECRLQKVAHSLLDDLDKETVDFRENYDGTLSEPVVVPAKFPNLLVNGSGGIAVGMATNIPPHNLSEVIDGCIALIDNPAIELPEIMQIIPGPDFPTGAKILGRAGIRSAYETGRGSIVMRGVAAIEPMRGDREQIIITEIPYQVNKASMIEKMAELVREKRVEGISDLRDESDRQGYRVVIELKRDANAEVILNQLYRYTPLQTSFGANVVALNGGKPEQLTLLDMLRAFVSFREDVVSRRTKYLLRKARERAHVLVGLAIAVANIDEVIRVIRRAPDPQSAREELMTRRWPAEDVESLIRLIDDPRHRINDDGTYNLSEEQARAILELRLARLTALGRDEIGDELNKIGAEIKDYLEILSSRVRIQAIVKEELIAVRDEFGTPRRTEIVDGGLEMDDEDLIAREDMVVTVSHLGYIKRVPLTTYRAQRRGGKGRSGMTTRDEDFVTRLFVLNTHTPVLFFSSHGIVYKEKVWRLPIGTPQSRGKALINMLPLEPGERITTIMPLPEDEATWDNLDVMFSTTRGTVRRNKLSDFVQVNRNGKIAMKLEEEGDEILSVETCTEHDDVLLTTALGQCIRFPVSDVRVFAGRNSIGVRGITLASGDSIISMTIVNHVDAEPWERAAYLKRAASDRRSTTGEDEEIALVGEEVTEEGQLSDERYEELKALEQFVLTVSEKGFGKRSSSYDFRISGRGGKGIRATDTSKTSEIGELVAAFPVEDGDQLMLVSDGGQLIRVPVGGIRIASRATKGVTIFSTAKDEKVVSVERISEPDGDDEAGDDGAEDDASNGNAEISNSDEGATEE, encoded by the coding sequence TTGACTGAGCAAACACCACCCGGCGGCGGGAAGCTCCCGCCAGGCATCGAGCCAATTTCCATCATGGAGGAAATGCAGCGGTCGTATCTCGATTACGCCATGAGCGTGATCGTCAGCCGCGCGCTTCCCGATGTTCGCGATGGTCTCAAGCCCGTCCATCGGCGCATCCTGTATGGCATGTCGGAACTCGGGATCGATTGGAACAAGAAATATGTGAAATGCGCCCGCGTCACCGGTGACGTGATGGGTAAATATCACCCGCACGGCAATCTGGCGATTTATGACGCGCTCGCCCGCATGGCGCAGCCTTGGTCGCTTCGGCTGCCTCTGATCGACGGCCAGGGCAATTTTGGTTCAGTGGACGGCGATCCGCCGGCGGCCGAACGTTATACGGAATGCCGCCTGCAGAAAGTGGCGCATTCGCTGCTCGACGACCTCGACAAGGAAACCGTCGATTTCCGCGAGAACTATGACGGCACGTTGAGCGAACCCGTCGTGGTGCCGGCAAAGTTCCCGAACCTGCTGGTCAACGGTTCCGGCGGTATCGCCGTCGGCATGGCGACCAATATTCCGCCGCATAACCTGTCTGAGGTGATCGACGGCTGCATCGCGCTGATCGACAATCCGGCGATCGAACTGCCGGAGATCATGCAGATCATCCCGGGTCCGGATTTTCCGACCGGCGCCAAGATCCTCGGCCGTGCCGGCATCCGCTCGGCCTACGAGACCGGACGCGGCTCCATCGTCATGCGCGGCGTCGCAGCGATCGAACCGATGCGCGGCGACCGCGAGCAGATCATCATCACCGAGATCCCCTATCAGGTGAATAAGGCGTCGATGATCGAGAAGATGGCCGAGCTCGTGCGCGAAAAGCGCGTCGAAGGCATCTCCGACCTGCGCGACGAATCCGACCGCCAGGGCTACCGCGTGGTGATCGAGCTGAAGCGCGATGCTAATGCCGAAGTCATCCTCAATCAGCTTTATCGCTATACCCCGCTGCAGACCTCTTTCGGCGCCAACGTGGTCGCGCTGAACGGCGGCAAGCCGGAGCAGCTGACCCTGCTCGACATGCTGAGAGCCTTCGTGTCCTTCCGCGAAGACGTGGTCAGCCGCCGCACCAAATATCTGTTGCGCAAGGCGCGCGAGCGCGCCCACGTCTTGGTCGGCCTGGCGATTGCGGTCGCCAATATCGATGAAGTGATCCGCGTCATCCGGCGGGCACCCGACCCGCAATCGGCGCGCGAAGAACTGATGACCCGCCGCTGGCCTGCGGAGGACGTCGAATCCCTTATCCGGCTAATCGACGATCCGCGCCATCGCATTAACGACGACGGAACCTATAATCTCTCGGAAGAACAGGCGCGCGCCATTCTCGAGCTGCGTCTCGCCCGTTTGACCGCACTTGGCCGCGACGAAATCGGCGACGAACTCAACAAGATCGGAGCCGAGATCAAGGACTATCTCGAGATCCTGTCATCGCGCGTCCGTATCCAAGCCATTGTAAAAGAAGAGCTTATTGCCGTGCGCGATGAGTTCGGCACGCCGCGCCGGACCGAAATCGTCGACGGTGGCCTGGAGATGGACGACGAGGATCTGATCGCCCGCGAGGATATGGTCGTTACCGTTTCGCATCTCGGCTATATCAAGCGAGTGCCTTTAACCACCTATCGCGCCCAACGCCGCGGTGGCAAGGGTCGCTCCGGAATGACGACGCGTGACGAGGATTTCGTTACCCGGCTATTCGTTCTGAATACCCATACGCCGGTTCTGTTCTTCTCGTCGCATGGCATCGTCTACAAGGAGAAGGTCTGGCGCCTGCCGATCGGCACGCCGCAGTCGCGCGGCAAGGCGCTGATCAACATGCTGCCGCTGGAGCCCGGCGAGCGCATTACCACGATCATGCCGTTGCCCGAGGACGAGGCCACCTGGGACAATCTCGACGTCATGTTCTCCACGACGCGTGGCACCGTGCGCCGCAACAAGCTGTCGGACTTCGTTCAGGTCAACCGTAATGGCAAGATCGCCATGAAGCTGGAGGAAGAGGGCGACGAAATCCTCTCCGTGGAGACCTGCACCGAACATGACGACGTCCTTCTGACGACGGCGCTAGGTCAGTGCATCCGCTTCCCGGTTTCGGACGTGCGCGTTTTTGCCGGCCGCAATTCCATCGGCGTACGCGGCATTACGCTGGCCTCTGGCGACAGCATCATCTCGATGACCATCGTCAATCACGTCGATGCCGAACCCTGGGAACGCGCCGCCTATCTCAAGCGCGCCGCAAGTGACCGCCGCTCGACCACGGGCGAGGACGAGGAAATTGCGCTGGTGGGCGAGGAAGTCACCGAGGAGGGACAGCTTAGCGATGAACGCTATGAAGAGCTGAAGGCGCTGGAACAATTCGTGCTGACGGTCTCGGAAAAGGGCTTCGGCAAGCGTTCGTCCTCCTACGATTTCCGTATCTCCGGCCGCGGCGGCAAGGGTATCCGCGCCACCGATACCTCGAAGACCAGCGAGATCGGCGAGCTTGTGGCTGCCTTCCCGGTCGAAGACGGCGATCAGCTCATGCTGGTATCGGACGGCGGTCAGCTGATCCGCGTTCCGGTCGGCGGAATCCGCATTGCCAGCCGCGCCACCAAGGGCGTCACCATCTTCTCGACCGCCAAGGATGAAAAAGTCGTTTCGGTCGAGCGCATCAGCGAGCCGGACGGCGATGATGAGGCGGGCGACGATGGCGCCGAGGACGACGCTTCGAACGGTAATGCCGAAATCTCGAATAGTGACGAAGGCGCGACCGAAGAATAA
- a CDS encoding NAD-dependent epimerase/dehydratase family protein: MRIVLTGSSGRLGRAIFNALATNHAVAGIDRSPFSTTHLLGDFADAVLLRGALTGADAIVHCAAPHAPHVGTVPDGEFYRVNVEGTRLLAEASLAAGVKRLVFTSTTALYGHAVLPGRCTWVDEDTVPQPRSIYHRTKLEAERILEDMAGPDLHVRVLRMSRSFPEPANVMAAYRLHRGVDIRDVADAHAAALTNGGDHFQRHIISAGTLFKAEDCEALAVDVAAVIKLRAPGLAAKFAQRSWPLPQNIDRVYASKSAGTVLGWHFRFGYDEVFAQLQRGSLEVLPPFSQTNKQSE; encoded by the coding sequence ATGCGCATAGTCCTTACAGGCAGCTCTGGGCGCCTTGGCCGTGCGATCTTCAACGCCTTGGCGACAAATCACGCGGTTGCAGGGATCGATCGCTCGCCCTTTTCGACAACGCATCTCCTCGGAGATTTTGCGGATGCAGTGCTGTTGCGCGGAGCACTGACGGGTGCGGATGCGATCGTCCATTGCGCGGCTCCGCACGCGCCGCATGTCGGAACGGTCCCCGATGGCGAGTTTTATCGAGTCAATGTCGAAGGAACACGTCTACTGGCCGAGGCGTCCTTGGCCGCTGGCGTGAAGCGCTTGGTGTTTACCAGCACGACGGCGCTTTACGGCCACGCGGTTCTTCCGGGCCGCTGCACATGGGTCGACGAAGACACCGTACCACAACCAAGAAGCATCTATCATCGCACGAAACTGGAAGCCGAGCGGATACTGGAGGATATGGCCGGTCCGGATCTGCACGTGCGCGTTTTGCGCATGTCTCGCAGCTTTCCAGAACCAGCAAATGTGATGGCTGCTTATCGGCTGCATCGCGGCGTCGACATCCGAGATGTCGCGGATGCACATGCCGCGGCGCTGACGAACGGCGGCGATCATTTTCAACGGCATATCATCTCCGCCGGCACGCTGTTCAAAGCGGAAGATTGCGAGGCGCTCGCCGTCGATGTGGCCGCCGTCATCAAATTGCGCGCGCCTGGGCTTGCCGCCAAATTCGCACAGCGAAGCTGGCCTTTGCCGCAAAACATCGATCGCGTCTACGCATCGAAATCTGCAGGCACTGTCCTCGGATGGCACTTTCGCTTCGGCTACGATGAGGTTTTCGCGCAATTGCAGCGAGGAAGCCTGGAAGTTCTTCCGCCCTTTTCCCAAACCAATAAACAATCGGAATAG
- the coaD gene encoding pantetheine-phosphate adenylyltransferase, protein MTIAFYPGSFDPMTNGHLDVLVQALNIASKVIVAIGIHPGKIPLFSFEERAELITRSLADALPQKAGDISVVAFDNLVVDAARKHGASVLVRGLRDGTDLDYEMQMAGMNRQMAPDIQTLFLPAGTASRPITATLVRQIASMGGDVSAFVPSAVLEALTNKLKNSAK, encoded by the coding sequence ATGACGATAGCCTTTTATCCCGGATCCTTCGATCCGATGACCAATGGACATCTGGACGTCCTTGTGCAGGCGCTGAATATCGCCTCCAAGGTTATCGTCGCCATCGGCATCCATCCCGGCAAGATACCGCTTTTCTCCTTCGAAGAACGAGCGGAACTGATTACCCGGTCGCTCGCCGATGCACTGCCGCAGAAGGCGGGCGATATTTCCGTCGTCGCCTTCGACAATCTGGTCGTCGATGCGGCGCGCAAGCACGGCGCGAGCGTCTTGGTGCGGGGTCTGCGCGACGGCACCGATCTTGACTATGAAATGCAGATGGCCGGCATGAACCGTCAGATGGCGCCTGACATTCAGACCTTGTTTCTGCCTGCTGGCACGGCATCGCGGCCTATAACCGCCACATTGGTGCGGCAGATCGCATCCATGGGCGGCGACGTCAGCGCCTTCGTGCCATCAGCGGTTCTTGAAGCCCTGACAAACAAGTTGAAAAATTCGGCCAAATAG
- a CDS encoding peptidylprolyl isomerase: MKLFHLALAGFLSLAAFAGSAFSAAADEFLTIQLKDGPVVIQLMPDVAPKHVAQIEALAKKGAYDNVAFHRVIDGFMAQTGDVKFGNMTKGFDPQKAGTGGSDLPDLPAEFSKVPFTRGTVGMARAQDPNSANSQFFIMFADGDFLNGQYTVVGKVVSGMEFVDKIKRGEGQNGEVKSPDRMIKVTVGKK, translated from the coding sequence ATGAAACTCTTTCATCTCGCATTGGCAGGCTTTCTCAGCCTTGCCGCCTTCGCAGGTAGCGCCTTCTCGGCAGCGGCCGATGAATTTCTGACGATCCAGCTCAAGGATGGCCCGGTCGTCATTCAGCTCATGCCCGACGTTGCCCCGAAGCACGTCGCGCAGATCGAAGCGCTAGCGAAGAAGGGTGCATACGACAATGTTGCCTTCCACCGCGTCATCGATGGCTTCATGGCCCAGACCGGCGACGTGAAGTTCGGCAACATGACCAAGGGCTTCGACCCCCAGAAGGCCGGCACCGGCGGCTCCGATCTGCCCGATCTTCCGGCCGAGTTCTCTAAGGTTCCTTTCACGCGTGGCACGGTCGGCATGGCGCGCGCCCAGGATCCGAACTCCGCCAATTCGCAGTTTTTCATCATGTTCGCTGACGGCGATTTCCTGAACGGCCAATATACGGTCGTCGGCAAGGTCGTCTCCGGTATGGAATTCGTCGACAAGATCAAGCGCGGCGAAGGCCAGAACGGCGAAGTGAAGAGCCCCGACCGGATGATCAAGGTCACGGTCGGCAAGAAGTAA
- a CDS encoding peptidylprolyl isomerase has translation MAEIKDPENTLILETTKGQVVIQLLPQVAPEHVARIKELAREKAYDGVVFHRVIDGFMAQTGDVQYGKQGGESFNPGRAGMGGSSKPDLKAEFSATSHIRGTCSMARSQNPNSANSQFFICFADAPWLNKQYSVWGQVIDGMDNVDKIKRGEPVRDPDSIVSVRVAADV, from the coding sequence ATGGCTGAGATCAAGGATCCCGAAAACACCCTCATCCTGGAAACCACCAAGGGTCAGGTTGTCATTCAGTTGCTGCCGCAGGTCGCTCCGGAGCATGTTGCCCGCATCAAGGAACTTGCCCGCGAGAAGGCCTATGACGGCGTCGTTTTCCACCGCGTCATCGACGGGTTCATGGCCCAGACGGGCGACGTTCAGTACGGCAAGCAGGGCGGCGAGAGCTTCAATCCCGGCCGTGCCGGCATGGGCGGTTCTTCCAAGCCGGACCTGAAGGCTGAATTTTCCGCAACGTCGCACATCCGTGGCACCTGCTCGATGGCCCGCTCGCAGAACCCGAACTCGGCCAACTCGCAGTTCTTCATTTGCTTTGCCGATGCGCCGTGGCTGAACAAGCAGTATTCGGTCTGGGGTCAGGTAATCGACGGCATGGACAATGTCGACAAGATCAAGCGTGGCGAGCCGGTGCGTGATCCGGACTCGATCGTTTCCGTGCGGGTTGCCGCCGACGTCTGA
- the queA gene encoding tRNA preQ1(34) S-adenosylmethionine ribosyltransferase-isomerase QueA, protein MRVDLFDFDLPDERIALRPAEPRDSARLLVVDPNNSEATLRDYRVRDLPSFLRPGDAVVFNDTKVIPAQLEGIRHREGAPGQQVSATLHMRAAPDRWKAFAKPGKRIKIGDRIQFGHGENVCILGALDAVVEEKGEGGEITLRFDLSGPALDEAIAAVGHIPLPPYIAAKRPEDERDRADYQTIYAREEGAVAAPTAGLHFTPSLFAALDAMDVERHFVTLHVGAGTFLPVKADDTEDHKMHFEIGYVDAMTATKLNTVKARGGRIVCVGTTSLRLIESAAGNDGTIKPWSGATGIFITPGYRFKAVDLLMTNFHLPRSTLFMLVSAFAGLDTMRAAYTHAVETGYRFYSYGDGSLLYRKD, encoded by the coding sequence ATGCGCGTTGACCTTTTCGATTTCGACCTGCCGGACGAGCGCATTGCGCTGAGGCCCGCCGAGCCGCGCGACAGCGCACGCCTGCTCGTCGTCGATCCGAATAACTCGGAGGCGACTCTGCGTGATTATCGCGTCCGTGATCTGCCGTCTTTCTTGCGCCCGGGCGATGCTGTTGTCTTCAACGATACGAAGGTCATCCCGGCTCAGTTGGAAGGCATTCGTCATCGCGAAGGTGCGCCCGGCCAGCAGGTATCGGCGACGCTGCACATGCGCGCTGCGCCCGACCGCTGGAAGGCTTTCGCCAAGCCGGGTAAGCGCATCAAGATCGGCGATCGCATCCAGTTCGGCCATGGTGAAAATGTCTGCATCCTTGGTGCGCTAGATGCGGTGGTAGAGGAGAAGGGCGAGGGCGGAGAGATAACGCTGCGCTTCGATCTCTCCGGTCCGGCTCTGGATGAGGCTATTGCCGCCGTCGGCCATATCCCGCTGCCGCCCTATATCGCTGCCAAGCGCCCTGAGGATGAGCGCGACCGTGCCGACTACCAGACGATTTACGCCCGCGAAGAGGGGGCCGTCGCTGCGCCGACCGCGGGGCTGCATTTCACCCCGTCACTGTTTGCCGCGCTTGATGCCATGGATGTCGAGCGGCATTTCGTAACGCTGCATGTCGGCGCCGGCACCTTTTTGCCAGTGAAGGCTGATGACACCGAAGACCACAAGATGCATTTCGAAATCGGCTATGTCGACGCGATGACGGCGACGAAGCTGAACACGGTGAAGGCGAGGGGCGGTCGCATCGTCTGCGTCGGCACGACCTCGCTGCGGCTGATCGAAAGTGCCGCCGGCAACGATGGAACGATCAAGCCCTGGTCGGGCGCGACCGGCATCTTCATCACGCCGGGCTATCGCTTCAAGGCGGTGGATCTTTTGATGACCAATTTCCACTTGCCGCGTTCGACGCTGTTCATGCTGGTATCGGCCTTTGCCGGTCTTGATACCATGCGCGCGGCCTATACCCATGCTGTTGAGACGGGCTATCGCTTTTATTCCTATGGCGACGGCAGCCTGCTCTACCGGAAAGACTAA